The Fusarium fujikuroi IMI 58289 draft genome, chromosome FFUJ_chr01 sequence GACCACGATGATCGTCCACCACGAGGGCTGAAACAGACGAAATTCTGGCAGATGCCTATTGACGAGTGGCGCGCCAAGTCATTACCGGCGCCTAGCATCATACACTCTAATCTCACATGCTTGGAGCTCAAACGGATCGAGCTGTGCCCAGAGGTTTTTGTCCGTACGGCGGAGAATTTTGGAAACACACTTCGAGAGCTTTATTTGAACGAAGTATATCTCAAGGTCGAGCAATCGCGCGACTGGAACGAGGATTCTAAGAAAATCCTTTGGGTCGGTATGCCCAACCAACGTCCAGGGGATGACTGCCATTGGATTGCTATGGCGCTGAGATGTGCAACACCACATCTGAGAATCTGCCGAGCATCTTTCCTGGCCTACGATCACTACATGCTCGAGGATATGCCCACACAGCCAGAGTTTGACCTCATTGACCCCTGTGGTCTTGGTCGAAGCATCTCTCAGCGCTTCGTTGAAGTGGTCATGGGAATCCGCCAACCTACGGCTCTTACCAAAGATGCAGTTGAATACCTTCCTGCGGACGCTCTGTTCGACGGTCTTCTGAACAATCTGCTCCCACGGAATCGTGCACTGGGAGTGGTTGAATACGATACTAATGCGTACCAGACGGCTGTCGCCAATTCCACGTCAGAGTGGCAACGCAGCATCGATGGCGTGTTCCCAAATTGCAACTCCAACACTCTTGATGAGTTACATTTTATCGCCGAGACGGCATGTGAAGGCATGAGTGAGATACATCGGCGTCGCAATGAGTGGTCTGCTGAGAATAGTATGGCAAACGAGTTTACGGAAAACTTGTTTAATATCCCACCTTCTGACGACGAACATATTTAATGACGATTCGGGGGCACCTATGTCACGACGAGATACCACGATCCATTGGCTATAGACAACTTCGAGAAATCGAAATAATATTCTTCAGGTAGCTTGTCAACCAAGCCCCAATAACAAAGCGATGCGATTTGCATCAGCTTTGACCATAGCCGCTATATAAATGCCAACCCAGGGGGGCCCTGAATGAAGCACACCCCTATCTTTTTATTTGCTTTTAGAGCATCCTCAAACAAAGGAAATAATTCTCATAACATGTCATCATAGATCATCTTCTAAATAAACGAAAAACCGACTGGGAAAACCTATTGGGACATGCGCCTAGGAGCCGTTGACGCCATTGCCGTTGCCATTACCGTTGAAACCGTTGGTCTTGGCCGCGGACGTAGCCTTCTCGAGGGCCTGGAGAACGTCATTGGTAAGGTCCTGGGCGTCCTCAACACCGCAGCTGATGCGAACAAGGTCGTCGAAAATACCGACAGCCTCACGCTGATCTCGAGGAATACCGGCATGAGTCATGCTGCTGGGAACTTCGACCAgactctcaacaccaccaagactCTCAGCGAGAGTGAAGATCTTCGTCACTTGGCAGAAACGCTCAGCGGCAGCGTGACCACCCTGGATGCGGAATGAGAGCATGCCGCCACCCAGACCATCACGgtgctgcttcttggcgatatGTCGGTGAGGGTGAGAGTCAAGACCCGGGTAGTTGACGGCAATGACTAGAGGAGAAGCCTCGAGAGCTCGGGCCACAGCGTCGGCGTTGCGGCTGGCCTCACGAGCTCGCAGATGCAGAGTCTTCAGACCACGGTGAGCAAGCCAGGAGTCAAATGCTGAGGGAACTGCGCCAATGGCGTTCTGAAGGAAGCTCAGACGGTTCTTGAGCTCGTCGCTGTTGAAAGCAGCAACCCCCATGACCACATCACTATGACCGTTGATGTACTTGGTGACACTGTGGACAACGATGTCGGCACCGAAATCGAGGGGGTTCTGGACGTAAGGGGAAAGAAAAGTGTTGTCAACAACGACGAGGACACCGTGCTTATGGGCCTCAGAAACAACAGCTCGGACATCGACGAGGCGCAGGGTAGGGTTGCTGGGACTCTCGATCCAGATCAGACGGGTATCGGGGGTTATGTGCTCGCTGATATCGACCTCGATCTCTGGTGTGAAGGTCACCTTGACGCCGTGGGCCTTTGCGACCTGAGTGAAGTATCGGTGGGTACCTCCGTAGACATCGGAGACGGAGATGACATGGCTGCCGGCAGCGAGACTCTGGAGgatggtggcggtggtggcggAACCGGAGGAGAAGGCGAGGGCGTACTTGGCGTGCTcgagagcagcaacagcggTCTCAAAGTTGGTACGGTTGGGATTGGAGGATCGGGAGTACTCATACTCGCCAACGGGCTTGCCAACGGCGGACTGAGCAAATGTGGTCGACAGAGAGATGGACTCAATCACGGCGCCGGTAGCGGGGTCATGTGGAGCGCCGGCGTGGACGGCGAGAGTACCGAAGCTGTGGACGGGGGACGGAGGGCGAGGTGGGGTGGCCACAGGGTCCGAGTTGAGAGGAGCAGCCGACATTGTAGCGGAGGATTGACTGAGGGTCTaaaagagggagaggggTATAATTGAGCCTCGACAGGATCTAGAGACGAGGtcgaagagaagctgaagaaagtCGGCGAGTTGAGGTGAAGTAAGGAAGAGAGGTTGAGGTGGGATGGATGTGGTGACAGAGATGTTGATATAGATATAAACTCTGGGCTCTAGTGACAAGCAAGTGGAGGTCCAGGCGGGGCTGAAGGGTGAAAAAAAGAGGGAAAAAgcctttttttccttttcctgtGTTGCCCTGGTCTGTTGTGTAATGTAATAGGTATGGGGACCGTGAGAGGGGACCCTTTTTATATCAGAGCTAGGTACCTgagctacctaggtaaggtactgGATGCAATTCTGCTGCACCAAGTGAGATACAGAGAAACAAAGGGAAGCCTCGGTTTGACGCGATCCAGGGTCGAGATGATGCGCAAAAGGCGGAGGGCGTAGAGTTTAGTCCTGAAGGAGCAATGTCGTGTCGTCGATAATAAGACAGACAGAAAGTCTCAGAGGTCTAGAGCAGAGGTGGGTTTGAAACCTTGACGATCACGTCACAGCAGCCTCTTGAGCAAGGGATCGAGAGTTTCAAGAGTCaaaaagacgatgatgagatgctAGCTTGTCGGGGAAATTGACTCAATAGATTAATAATGATGTACGGTTCACAGAGTAAATAAACGTAAAAAGAATTGATTAGTGAGTGACTCGTGTGCCAAAAAAATATGCAACTTTGGCTGGGTTGTGTTTTTTTCGTGGTCGGGTATCGGCTCTCGGTGTACAAAGTACAGACAGATATCGTCGGCTTAAGGATCACGACCAAGCGGAGGGCAAGGATCAGTTAGACAGATTGGGATGCTGGGATTGTGGAATCATGGAAGGGTCCAGCGAAGGAAAAAATGGGCTCTCATGATTTATATCAAATTTCCATTTCTTCTAGCGTCTGGATTACACACTTAGATGAGATGAATTGACTTCTTCTATGGCTTGTTCCATTCCAAACATTAGTAAGTCGAATAGATACGTTAGGTACACCAGAAGGTAGAACAACGAGGAAATGGATTACACAAGACTCAATCGGTATACATCATGTCTACTTGCCCCTCCACCCAAGTTCATCTCAGAGTTGGTGATATCTCATGTACAATGATCGTATCCTGGCCGATGGCCCGGATGGCGCCGCCTCTTGTGCCTTTCGTCATCCGCTAGATTGCCATAGgatagaaagaaagaaaggaaaacgGCCGAAGTCCACTGCCCAAAAATGTATGGACTGCAACTGACGGTTTGACAGGTGAATGCCTGTTTGGGTAACCTTGCGGCGTGCCCGAGCTGATTTCCTTGGACTCAATGACAAATGTGACCTAGGAAAGCTGCTTACAGAAGCATACGCCTTTTTCATCATCTACTGTCCATGGCAATTTGGCGCCACTGCAGCAACAAAGGTCCCCTCCCCTGGGTATGTCCTCGATGGCTTACATATATGGGTTTCGTATCATCTTTATTTCCCTGGCGCAAGGCGCGCGAATACCATTCGATGTTTCCTATTGTCTGTCGGGTCTGCGACGGGCAGATGCGGTCCTTTCGGCGATAAGTGGAGGGGGGTGTTCTTGTATCCATCATTTCACCGTGAGAGACAACGGAGGAAAGTCTTCAAGCGTTTTAGTCAGCTCAGCTAACAGAGAACCTTTGATCGGTGAGGCTCTGGCGCATCATGTGCTCGATGTCGTGATAGAAGGGAGAACCTATCTTTGGTAAGATAGTACGGTTCTCGCTGGCTGTAAGCCGCCCCATGTCTGACATCCCATCCATAGGTAGTTCCACCGGGATACCTACCTAAAGTACCTACTCCTTTCAGTGATATATACAGAGAGTTAGTATTGAGCCGATGTGGCCGCAACGTTTTCGAGTAACCTAGTTGCCTATAAACTCGTGTCACATTGCGTTTATCTGATAACGAGAACTCCGCCGTTTGCTTTGGAATCAGTGCATCAGCTCAAGTCGTGATCGTCAAATAAAATCCATGACCGACATCCCGTGCAAGGGTTTGTTCTGTTGGTGTGTACAACCTCTTGTTTACCGAGCTCTTTGTGTGGCTGCAACACAATTCTTATTAGGTGCAGAGGCTGAATGCATTTGTGATTGTCCCGTGTCCCCCGCAAAAGTCTCACACACCTGGAGAGAGCTGTAGAGCTGCCATAAAAGATAAGCGGTTCCTTGCAGGTCGACGATGTCGTGATTGTTCGTGTCGTCATGTCCGCCCGGAAATGGAGTCAGCAGATCTAATGCTGGCACCAACAGATTATGGACAAGACCAGATTTAGTACAGAGTTTAAAGATTTTATCGTTTGTTGAGA is a genomic window containing:
- a CDS encoding probable cystathionine gamma-lyase; the protein is MSAAPLNSDPVATPPRPPSPVHSFGTLAVHAGAPHDPATGAVIESISLSTTFAQSAVGKPVGEYEYSRSSNPNRTNFETAVAALEHAKYALAFSSGSATTATILQSLAAGSHVISVSDVYGGTHRYFTQVAKAHGVKVTFTPEIEVDISEHITPDTRLIWIESPSNPTLRLVDVRAVVSEAHKHGVLVVVDNTFLSPYVQNPLDFGADIVVHSVTKYINGHSDVVMGVAAFNSDELKNRLSFLQNAIGAVPSAFDSWLAHRGLKTLHLRAREASRNADAVARALEASPLVIAVNYPGLDSHPHRHIAKKQHRDGLGGGMLSFRIQGGHAAAERFCQVTKIFTLAESLGGVESLVEVPSSMTHAGIPRDQREAVGIFDDLVRISCGVEDAQDLTNDVLQALEKATSAAKTNGFNGNGNGNGVNGS